From the genome of Aspergillus fumigatus Af293 chromosome 1, whole genome shotgun sequence, one region includes:
- the rpn8 gene encoding proteasome regulatory particle lid subunit RPN8, with protein sequence MPATTADTLSLVTRTVTVAPLVLLSVADHYGRSAKGTRKRVVGVLLGENLGQTVRVSNSFAVPFEEDEKDPSVWFLDHNFVESMRDMFKKINAREKLVGWYHSGPKLRASDLEINELFKRYTPNPLLVIVDVQPKEVGVPTDAYFAVDEIKDDGTTTSRTFVHTPSVIEAEEAEEIGVEHLLRDIRDVAVGTLSTRITSQLQSLQGLHLRLRDIGQYLQKVLDHELPVNHAILGNLQDVFNLLPNLSTPAATSRLSGSEPQMENSELARAMSIKTNDQLMAIYISSLIRAITAFHDLIENKIQNRQQQEENESKKEQEANAAKGDKEGAKKANGMNGEPKEDQEKSKKKS encoded by the exons ATGCCTGCCACCACGGCGGACACTCTCTCCCTCGTCACGCGCACCGTCACGGTAGCTCCCTTAGTCCTTCTTTCAGTCGCAGATCATTATGGACGGTCAGCCAAGGGAACTCGGAAGCGTGTTGTTGGTGTGCTGCTCGGAGAGAATTTGGGCCAGACAGTTCGAGTATCGAACAGCTTTGCAG TTCCAttcgaggaagatgagaaggatcCCTCCGTTTGGTTCTTAGATCACAACTTCGTTGAGTCCATGCGAGACATGttcaagaagatcaacgCCCGCGAGAAGCTTGTCGGATGGTATCACTCTGGTCCTAAGTTAAGAGCCTCTGATCTTGAGATCAATGAACTCTTCAAACGATACACACCGAACCCCTTACTGGTCATTGTCGACGTCCAACCAAAGGAAGTTGGCGTTCCCACAGATGCCTATTTTGCTGTTGACGAGATCAAGGAC GATGGCACAACAACGTCCAGAACATTTGTCCATACCCCTTCAGtgatcgaggccgaggaggctgaggaaATTGGTGTTGAACACCTGCTTCGAGACATCAGGGATGTTGCCGTTGGAACTCTTTCAACACGCATAACATCGCAGCTTCAGTCGCTGCAGGGTCTGCACTTGCGCCTGCGTGATATCGGCCAATATCTCCAGAAGGTCCTTGATCACGAGCTGCCGGTCAACCATGCTATCCTTGGCAATCTTCAGGATGTGttcaatcttcttcccaACCTATCTACTCCAGCAGCAACGTCGCGTCTAAGTGGGTCGGAACCTCAGATGGAAAATAGTGAATTAGCGCGGGCGATGAGCATAAAGACCAACGATCAACTGATGGCCATCTATATCAGCAGCTTGATTCGTGCTATCACTGCCTTCCACGATTTGATTGAGAACAAGATTCAGAACcgacaacaacaagaagagaacgaaTCAAAGAAGGAGCAAGAAGCAAATGCTGCCAAAGGTGATAAGGAAGGTGCGAAGAAGGCGAATGGCATGAACGGCGAGCCAAAGGAGGATCAGgagaagtccaagaagaagagctaG